Proteins encoded in a region of the Carassius carassius chromosome 49, fCarCar2.1, whole genome shotgun sequence genome:
- the LOC132132618 gene encoding astacin-like metalloendopeptidase isoform X2 has protein sequence MMKDTPQILDNLIWLRQVKHSWTERNAVSSLWTELNGNLSVPYEIDAVIENRTEDILDALNMISEKTCIKFHPHNNETDYLHFIYADGCASYVGCRGGEQPLLIGSKCTVGNICHEIIHSLGFYHEHSRYDRGDHITVLDENIVSGKEGNFLKKKGNTLGLKYDLDSILHYGSNYFSRNGNPTIQPKESNVTIGQRTHLSDLDVQRIRKLYHCDDTKSGSR, from the exons ATGATGAAG GATACTCCTCAAATATTGGACAACCTCATCTGGTTAAGACAAGTGAAACACAGCTGG acTGAACGGAACGCAGTTAGTTCGCTATGGACCGAGCTGAATGGAAATTTGTCAGTGCCTTATGAAATTGATGCCGTTATTG AAAACAGGACTGAAGACATTCTTGATGCCTTAAATATGATCTCCGAGAAGACCTGCATCAAATTCCATCCACATAATAATGAAACTGACTATTTGCACTTTATATATGCAGATGG GTGTGCATCTTACGTCGGATGTAGAGGGGGTGAGCAGCCTCTTCTGATTGGGTCAAAATGTACAGTTGGAAACATCTGCCACGAGATCATTCATTCCCTCGGCTTTTACCACGAGCATTCCCGCTATGACCGTGGTGATCATATCACTGTACTTGATGAAAACATTGTCTCTG GGAAAGAGGGaaattttttgaagaaaaaaggGAACACACTTGGTCTGAAGTATGACCTGGATTCAATTTTGCATTATGGAAG TAACTATTTCTCTCGCAATGGAAACCCCACAATTCAGCCCAAAGAGAGCAATGTAACTATTGGCCAGAGGACTCACTTGTCTGATCTGGATGTGCAAAGGATCAGGAAGCTGTACCACTGTG ACGACACAAAATCAGGATCAAGATAA
- the LOC132132299 gene encoding alpha-2B adrenergic receptor-like, whose product MTGIPPSDIAFCNSSTPYSPEATAAFATVMTLIMLFTIFGNILVIIAVLKCRSLRGPQNLFLVSLAVADILVATLIIPFSLANELMGCWYFEAFWCVIILALDVFFCTSSIIHLCAISLDRYLSISRPVQYASQRTPYKIKWAIFVVWLISAIISFPPLVSMNKTQQSEYGPGPQCKLNGDRWYILYSSIGSFFAPCLIMILVYIRIYQIAKRHSRCPPGEPRKDCAGCDSLGRELQNGKNQRGDVPENVPNVPNAAASRSDTINQFQPPVESGQKMSHSRRCKDNEDRSSSGSDVEVVGGHNSNRTASNMRALEPGSQTSSPTQTYQNFIATSKGSQLASFYMKPTVTLNTRRKTLIVREKRFTFVLAVVIGGFVVCWFPFFFSYSLQAICPKACELPKALFKFFFWIGYCNSALNPLIYTIFNRDFRKAFKKILSKKV is encoded by the coding sequence ATGACTGGGATACCGCCTTCAGATATAGCCTTTTGTAATTCCAGTACTCCTTATTCCCCTGAAGCCACGGCTGCGTTTGCCACCGTAATGACACTCATCATGCTCTTCACCATCTTTGGGAACATCCTGGTGATCATTGCTGTCCTGAAATGCCGCTCTTTGCGTGGACCTCAGAACCTGTTTCTGGTGTCCCTGGCTGTGGCGGACATCCTGGTGGCCACATTGATCATCCCATTCTCCTTGGCCAATGAGCTGATGGGCTGCTGGTACTTCGAGGCCTTTTGGTGTGTGATCATCTTAGCTCTGGATGTGTTCTTCTGCACGTCTTCCATCATACACCTGTGCGCCATCAGCCTGGACCGCTACCTGTCCATCTCCCGGCCAGTGCAGTACGCATCCCAACGCACCCCTTACAAGATCAAGTGGGCCATATTTGTGGTGTGGCTCATCTCTGCCATCATCTCTTTCCCCCCGCTGGTCTCCATGAACAAGACCCAGCAGTCGGAGTATGGGCCTGGCCCGCAGTGTAAACTCAATGGGGACCGCTGGTACATCCTGTACTCCTCCATCGGGTCATTCTTCGCCCCGTGCCTCATAATGATCCTGGTGTACATTCGCATCTATCAGATTGCCAAGAGGCACAGTAGATGTCCTCCAGGAGAGCCAAGGAAAGACTGTGCAGGCTGCGATTCTCTGGGACGGGAGCTGCAGAATGGGAAAAACCAAAGAGGAGATGTCCCTGAAAATGTCCCGAATGTTCCCAATGCGGCTGCTTCCAGATCTGACACCATAAACCAGTTTCAACCACCAGTAGAGAGTGGGCAAAAGATGTCTCACTCAAGGAGGTGCAAGGACAATGAAGACCGTTCGAGCTCTGGCTCTGATGTTGAGGTAGTTGGGGGACATAATTCTAACAGGACAGCCTCTAACATGAGGGCACTGGAGCCTGGCTCCCAGACATCCTCACCAACCCAAACATACCAAAACTTCATCGCAACATCAAAGGGCAGCCAGCTGGCCTCTTTCTACATGAAACCAACAGTAACACTGAACACGAGGAGGAAAACCCTGATCGTCCGTGAGAAGCGTTTCACATTCGTCCTTGCAGTCGTTATTGGGGGTTTTGTCGTCTGCTGGTTCCCGTTCTTCTTCAGCTATAGCTTGCAGGCCATCTGTCCAAAGGCTTGTGAACTGCCAAAGGCGCTTTTTAAGTTCTTCTTCTGGATTGGCTACTGCAACAGTGCCCTGAACCCACTCATCTACACCATCTTTAACAGGGACTTTCGTAAAGCCTTCAAAAAGATTCTGTCTAAAAAAGTGTAA
- the LOC132132618 gene encoding astacin-like metalloendopeptidase isoform X3 yields the protein MLGLILVVAWFCEAWGTPVDTLNATDIQNDEGYSSNIGQPHLVKTSETQLDLEGDYAVHEGDIILPTERNAVSSLWTELNGNLSVPYEIDAVIENRTEDILDALNMISEKTCIKFHPHNNETDYLHFIYADGCASYVGCRGGEQPLLIGSKCTVGNICHEIIHSLGFYHEHSRYDRGDHITVLDENIVSGKEGNFLKKKGNTLGLKYDLDSILHYGS from the exons ATGCTGGGGTTAATTTTAGTAGTTGCATGGTTTTGTGAAG CATGGGGAACTCCTGTGGATACATTGAACGCCACTGATATCCAGAATGATGAAG GATACTCCTCAAATATTGGACAACCTCATCTGGTTAAGACAAGTGAAACACAGCTGG ATCTTGAGGGAGACTATGCTGTACACGAGGGGGATATCATACTACCA acTGAACGGAACGCAGTTAGTTCGCTATGGACCGAGCTGAATGGAAATTTGTCAGTGCCTTATGAAATTGATGCCGTTATTG AAAACAGGACTGAAGACATTCTTGATGCCTTAAATATGATCTCCGAGAAGACCTGCATCAAATTCCATCCACATAATAATGAAACTGACTATTTGCACTTTATATATGCAGATGG GTGTGCATCTTACGTCGGATGTAGAGGGGGTGAGCAGCCTCTTCTGATTGGGTCAAAATGTACAGTTGGAAACATCTGCCACGAGATCATTCATTCCCTCGGCTTTTACCACGAGCATTCCCGCTATGACCGTGGTGATCATATCACTGTACTTGATGAAAACATTGTCTCTG GGAAAGAGGGaaattttttgaagaaaaaaggGAACACACTTGGTCTGAAGTATGACCTGGATTCAATTTTGCATTATGGAAG CTGA
- the LOC132132618 gene encoding astacin-like metalloendopeptidase isoform X1, with protein sequence MLGLILVVAWFCEAWGTPVDTLNATDIQNDEGYSSNIGQPHLVKTSETQLDLEGDYAVHEGDIILPTERNAVSSLWTELNGNLSVPYEIDAVIENRTEDILDALNMISEKTCIKFHPHNNETDYLHFIYADGCASYVGCRGGEQPLLIGSKCTVGNICHEIIHSLGFYHEHSRYDRGDHITVLDENIVSGKEGNFLKKKGNTLGLKYDLDSILHYGSNYFSRNGNPTIQPKESNVTIGQRTHLSDLDVQRIRKLYHCDDTKSGSR encoded by the exons ATGCTGGGGTTAATTTTAGTAGTTGCATGGTTTTGTGAAG CATGGGGAACTCCTGTGGATACATTGAACGCCACTGATATCCAGAATGATGAAG GATACTCCTCAAATATTGGACAACCTCATCTGGTTAAGACAAGTGAAACACAGCTGG ATCTTGAGGGAGACTATGCTGTACACGAGGGGGATATCATACTACCA acTGAACGGAACGCAGTTAGTTCGCTATGGACCGAGCTGAATGGAAATTTGTCAGTGCCTTATGAAATTGATGCCGTTATTG AAAACAGGACTGAAGACATTCTTGATGCCTTAAATATGATCTCCGAGAAGACCTGCATCAAATTCCATCCACATAATAATGAAACTGACTATTTGCACTTTATATATGCAGATGG GTGTGCATCTTACGTCGGATGTAGAGGGGGTGAGCAGCCTCTTCTGATTGGGTCAAAATGTACAGTTGGAAACATCTGCCACGAGATCATTCATTCCCTCGGCTTTTACCACGAGCATTCCCGCTATGACCGTGGTGATCATATCACTGTACTTGATGAAAACATTGTCTCTG GGAAAGAGGGaaattttttgaagaaaaaaggGAACACACTTGGTCTGAAGTATGACCTGGATTCAATTTTGCATTATGGAAG TAACTATTTCTCTCGCAATGGAAACCCCACAATTCAGCCCAAAGAGAGCAATGTAACTATTGGCCAGAGGACTCACTTGTCTGATCTGGATGTGCAAAGGATCAGGAAGCTGTACCACTGTG ACGACACAAAATCAGGATCAAGATAA